Proteins encoded within one genomic window of Hermetia illucens chromosome 2, iHerIll2.2.curated.20191125, whole genome shotgun sequence:
- the LOC119649534 gene encoding protein SERAC1 → MDSIKFWIQQIQTNAQRVPEAIRNAEVQKVKNLVRSLGLVTACGLLMYEKYKINQFLGSVIDTRVLEVDKKRPDYIYIKYHIYRESIKRQREKEQGTYWINIIIHPIGKWWKTFKHSVAWRLLNIAQTGDKHDRLKAVRQLAQIRHLKDWDFQHLAQICDARTAVSLARSKCDRRWFLPQYMHGVIRDSKLLLNDLQKLLEKLKPNSCVEAFLKKYFNAKVGTLDVSNIKEHYHKGHQFAKQDLDLLKECVLILNHITTNLQVCEKILQDGDLLVIKELAKHFERDNETLAALCKVIANISLVEKSAEHFYATGWLGILSNWTHHPDLRLQVIAAKALENMDEDDPYAFKYPPNVYALYPRCRQQRKPKLDVVFIHGLLGGVFITWRQKDRKPSELGLYGKNAFYTSETDDVFLVGEAKRMSNGNNNTNGKVQKESLIVPEVPIIKKRRKNQSKSSGISDIATKELVETLETAGELSDDWEVVFPDCPLKSNVEWRGEFSVTGSNWINDDGSEEYTNCWPMEWLPEDFSNIRILGIDYMSAVSEWSSNYAKYCPCEKGHGYLDLRAGVLLDRVVASRVGENRPVVWIGHSMGGILCKHMLLKALDNPNSIVRRLAKNTKGIIFLGTPHRGSSIARWKQHMQVILSPSIEVKELEENSPKLLDLHSRFMTAIRTFFSDLKVVSIAEGVPTMLTTFKFPLRIVTEESAHIDYGDFYVLKDDHLSLSKPIFRQSFLYQRILKVIEDSINAHIEPDDANIEELRLKQTKRVNFFESILTRLSRFLMPVET, encoded by the exons GTGTGGTCTTCTGATGtacgaaaaatataaaattaatcaGTTTCTTGGAAGCGTGATTGACACTCGGGTTTTGGAAGTGGATAAAAAACGACCCGACTATATTTACATTAAGTACCACATTTATCGTGAATCGATTAAAAGGCAGCGGGAAAAGGAGCAAGGCACG TATTGGATTAACATCATCATCCACCCCATTGGAAAGTGGTGGAAGACCTTCAAACATTCAGTAGCCTGGCGTCTTCTCAACATCGCCCAAACAGGCGATAAACACGATCGTTTGAAAGCTGTTCGACAATTGGCACAGATTCGTCATTTGAAAGACTGGGACTTCCAACATTTGGCACAGATTTGTGACGCCAGGACAGCCGTATCATTGGCCCGGTCAAAATGTGATCGACGATGGTTTTTGCCACAATATATGCATGGAGTTATTCGGGATTCGAAATTACTTTTGAATGACTTACAAAAGTTACTGGAAAAACTAAAACCGAATAGCTGTGTGGAAGCgtttttgaaaaagtatttTAACGCTAAAGTTGGG ACCTTGGACGTCTCAAATATTAAGGAACACTATCACAAGGGCCATCAATTTGCGAAACAAGACTTGGATTTATTGAAGGAATGTGTTTTGATTTTGAATCATATCACAACCAACCTGCAAGTTTGTGAAAAG ATCCTTCAAGATGGTGATTTACTGGTAATAAAAGAATTAGCAAAACATTTCGAGAGAGACAATGAAACTTTAGCAGCTTTGTGTAAAGTAATTGCAAACATATCACTTGTGGAAAAATCTGCAGAACATTTCTATGCTACTG GATGGCTGGGGATTCTCTCGAATTGGACGCATCATCCAGACTTGCGGCTCCAAGTGATAGCAGCTAAAGCTCTTGagaatatggatgaggatgacccgtACGCCTTCAAGTATCCGCCCAACGTATACGCGCTTTATCCACGTTGTAGGCAACAACGTAAACCTAAGTTAGATGTAGTATTCATACATGGATTGTTAG GTGGTGTTTTTATCACTTGGCGCCAGAAAGACAGGAAACCAAGCGAATTGGGATTATATGGTAAGAATGCATTTTATACGAGCGAAACAGACGATGTGTTTTTGGTTGGTGAGGCGAAACGTATGAGCAACGGTAATAATAACACAAATGGCAAAGTACAAAAAG AAAGTCTCATCGTACCTGAAGTTCCTATTATAAAGAAACGACGGAAAAATCAGAGTAAATCAAGCGGCATTAGTGATATTGCAACAAAG GAACTTGTTGAAACCTTGGAAACTGCCGGCGAATTGAGCGATGATTGGGAAGTGGTTTTCCCGGACTGTCCTTTGAAGTCAAACGTGGAATGGCGCGGAGAGTTCAGTGTGACTGG CTCCAATTGGATAAATGATGACGGCTCAGAGGAATACACAAATTGCTGGCCAATGGAATGGCTCCCAGAGGACTTTTCCAATATAAG AATCCTTGGTATCGACTATATGTCTGCTGTGTCCGAATGGTCTTCGAATTACGCAAAATATTGTCCATGTGAGAAAGGTCATGGGTATTTAGATCTTCGAGCAGGTGTATTACTTGATCGTGTGGTAGCCTCAAGGGTTGGAGAAAACCGTCCAGTTGTATGGATTGGTCATTCAATGGGCGGAATATTGTGTAAACATATGCTGCTTAAGGCTCTGGATAACCCAAATTCGATTGTTCGACGATTAGCGAAAAACACAAAAGGCATCATATTTTTAGGGACTCCACATCGAGGCAGTTCGATAGCTAGATGGAAGCAGCATATGCAGGTCATACTGTCGCCATCGATAGAG GTGAAAGAACTCGAAGAGAATTCACCCAAACTCCTCGACTTACACTCCCGCTTCATGACCGCAATCAGAACTTTCTTCAGTGACCTGAAAGTTGTCAGTATTGCCGAGGGTGTGCCAACGATGTTAACAACATTTAAATTTCCTTTGCGCATAGTCACAGAGGAATCGGCACATATCGACTACGGAGATTTCTATGTATTAAAAGACGATCACTTAAGCTTAAGCAAACCAATATTTCGGCAATCGTTCCTTTACCAGCGAATCCTGAAAGTGATCGAGGATTCCATCAACGCCCATATTGAACCGGACGACGCAAATATAGAGGAGTTGAGACTAAAACAAACGAAACGAGTGAATTTCTTCGAATCGATTCTCACAAGATTATCGAGATTTTTAATGCCAGTAGAGACGTGA